The genomic segment catttgggacacaacccccAGTGAAAATGAGTAGCATGAGTCCATAGACAGAATATATTACTAAGGTATTTGAGGCTTGAGACTTGttgatcagcctgactaacccaacATCTTATTGACACTTGttgatcagcctgactaacccaacACCTTATTGAGACTTGttgatcagcctgactaacccaacACCTTATTGACACTTGttgatcagcctgactaacccaacATCTTATTGAGACTTGctgatcagcctgactaacccaacACCTTATTGACACTTGttgatcagcctgactaacccaacACCTTATTGAGACTTGttgatcagcctgactaacccaacACCTTATTGAGACTTGTTGATCCCAACACCTTATTGAGACTTGctgatcagcctgactaacccaacACCTTATTGAGACTTGttgatcagcctgactaacccaacACCTTATTGAGACTTGttgatcagcctgactaacccaacACCTTATTGAGACTTGttgatcagcctgactaacccaacATCTTATTGAGACTTGttgatcagcctgactaacccaacATCTTATTGAGACTTGttgatcagcctgactaacccaacACCTTATTGAGACTTGttgatcagcctgactaacccaacACCTTATTGAGACTTGttgatcagcctgactaacccaacACCTTATTGAGACTTGttgatcagcctgactaacccaacATCTTATTGAGACTTGttgatcagcctgactaacccaacACCTTATTGACACTTGttgatcagcctgactaacccaacACCTTATTGACACTTGttgatcagcctgactaacccaacATCTTATTGAGACTTGTTGATCCCAACACCTTATTGACACTTGttgatcagcctgactaacccaaTACCTCATTGACACTTGttgatcagcctgactaacccaaTAGCGTATGGCTCAAAAGGTTCAATAGCACCTACTAACCAACAGATAAAGTGCCAACAAGGAAAAAGTGGTCTCTGCTGAACGCAGAAGGCTACAGTCAAATGATCCTATATTTggcccaaatgacaccctgttccctataaagtgcGCTACTTTTGAACTGGTcatttagggtgccatttgggatttagCCAAAAGGATATAATAATGTGTGTTACATTCATTTAAATAAAGCAGGTTTAAAGCCAGCCAGGTCTCTCCCTAGACTAGTTACTGGTTACAGACAACAGGTCTCTCCCTAGACTAGTTACTGGTTACAGACAACAGGTCTCTCCCTAGACTAGttataggttacagacaacagacTGCAACGCAGGGCTTGGGTCAAGAGAAGTGTGGTGTAGGATGCCGTTTGAGGTGTGGCACTATGGAAAGCAGCGTCTGGGAGGTCAAGGGTTAAAGGCCATCCAGGCAGAGGTCAAGGGTGGGTGACCTCACTCTCTTTAACAGTACTCAACATAGAGGGGGGCGGGATCTGACTGATGGGACAGGTTTCAACGTCTGTGATTGGCGTCGTCTGTGATTGGACAGATATCCATTCACTCACTCCCTGTGGGGAATAACATTGCACTGTCTGTCAAATAAATATTCAACCTAGTCCACCCGGTTCTATTGgagagaacagatc from the Oncorhynchus gorbuscha isolate QuinsamMale2020 ecotype Even-year unplaced genomic scaffold, OgorEven_v1.0 Un_scaffold_2855, whole genome shotgun sequence genome contains:
- the LOC124026874 gene encoding rab11 family-interacting protein 3-like isoform X2; this translates as MRYWVSQADQQVSIRCWDQQVSIRCWVSQADQQVSIRCWVSQADQQVSIRCWVSQADQQVSIRCWVSQADQQVSIRCWVSQADQQVSIRCWVSQADQQVSIRCWVSQADQQVSIRCWVSQADQQVSIRCWVSQADQQVSIRCWVSQADQQVSIRCWVSQADQQVSIRCWVSQADQQVSIRCWDQQVSIRCWVSQADQQVSIRCWVSQADQQVSIRCWVSQADQQVSIRCWVSQADQQVSIRCWVSQADQQVSSLKYLSNIFCLWTHATHFHWGLCPKWQLILLFYKWNKVPLGRQAVSEHTLLNH
- the LOC124026874 gene encoding uncharacterized protein LOC124026874 isoform X1 encodes the protein MRYWVSQADQQVSIRCWDQQVSIRCWVSQADQQVSIRCWVSQADQQVSIRCWVSQADQQVSIRCWVSQADQQVSIRCWVSQADQQVSIRCWVSQADQQVSIRCWVSQADQQVSIRCWVSQADQQVSIRCWVSQADQQVSIRCWVSQADQQVSIRCWVSQADQQVSIRCWVSQADQQVSIRCWVSQADQQVSIRCWVSQADQQVSIRCWVSQADQQVSIRCWVSQADQQVSIRCWVSQADQQVSIRCWVSQADQQVSSLKYLSNIFCLWTHATHFHWGLCPKWQLILLFYKWNKVPLGRQAVSEHTLLNH